In Anopheles gambiae chromosome 2, idAnoGambNW_F1_1, whole genome shotgun sequence, a single window of DNA contains:
- the LOC1278402 gene encoding uncharacterized protein LOC1278402, whose product MDRATTVSDALKRQRLLAAQAIRKANDISPQTVRQLQERHHPGTNTGANSTMQTSSTSNSSPQQKSINITELEEEKTIHMATTPRKFTFEPKEITARSTMSQQQSLAIGKSNPSKFLSAGIEEILASSFADNIRCMGQSLRETAASVHADFDGEQLANLSLPRTADMSKLSCDSLSSLPSGVRTGIDKATTVAGKNNQPSNDPWEMSQPAFDSSWMKDKINELSQMEEASFRSGDHMASRLLEDEMAWEQENADIPQMNAKQRQVSPVKGARKPQLKDHVDFSCFSGYLAQEDEISRRYSESTMNNDGSICSVGHYFNKMSDDLKNMVSDYSPPQRRPLALIDVTNDIENFNSPSKACGDSSKADQYGKGNKENSLSVSCIAKAITSMDLEDSPHNFIHKLKHVQRTKSEQLSAADLEERKAATLPKSFSDLATGSDAMYGTNEKQPRVSLHNGDSKQQIRVPQNYQQSDTLSFSESMFDSSSTMPVLPHSKTSSPKASEISVNQSEWQSREPSDMVTPAQEKNNRQALVDTFRVSTATKLSEQYMDLPSLPRIKDTPTCQKNIFGDRPIAKPNRKRRSSSTTRQELDGAKREELAVPSNLTQVRSRSPSNRAELKAVSASSNDHQLGSKATEQRNGSYQPTPKISHQRKPAPPETNVSRGFARKTHLSPEPHTVNRSPYSSPKAGPERSPVPSEQYEEIADKYSLRVPGAPSRSASQCSGSTEWINRGEGTLPLKATHSELSWGSTRLRKSEKKTMQIKNTSNRKLLVKAVIVGPGFQLCGTEQSGLLTLQSQECRTITVDFCPTVIGPAIGALSFHPPNDVFIQRVVSLYGYGGEASIKIEGIQKGPSGPFLELGSARNLGRPLEKSFSLYNKGSLPAFARIGIDKKGLDQALLATAVYVQPQRTIIPPNSYAHIKVVFKPRRQEIAKILQKQVDVLSITNLHILWGDEPTRHRICKNITLAKQNNLIDPKMAALESICTKFSDAEELDGLDMFCEQVFDTIHELFLTFREYELVLTVDRSLDDTMLDLSMADGNTTLFKTMYASSEVGSSPRFAEDMISPALPGPGGNGVQHYGQSTGSALAASASGLVGMHRRDSGESWSVRPTMLEFQPSTERTKQFVIKSNFYTVQYFELNSNYRQLFRLSPYEGHIRPGQEVVVNVSLQHLQPIGVGGTQPSIFIVVYIENEKISIPVQIHYGN is encoded by the exons ATGGATCGAGCGACCACCGTTTCCGACGCGCTGAAG CGTCAACGTTTATTAGCTGCCCAAGCAATACGCAAAGCTAACGACATTAGCCCACAAACTGTGCGTCAGCTGCAGGAGCGCCATCACCCCGGAACCAATACGGGCGCCAACTCTACGATGCAAACATCGTCAACGAGTAATTCATCTCCACAGCAAAAATCTATCAATATAACGGAACTCGAGGAAGAGAAAACTATCCATATGGCAACCACGCCGAGGAAGTTCACTTTTGAGCCCAAGGAAATCACGGCTCGTTCTACCATGAGCCAACAGCAATCGCTGGCCATTGGTAAATCGAATCCAAGCAAATTCCTTTCTGCTGGTATCGAAGAAATACTCGCCTCCAGCTTTGCCGATAACATCAGATGCATGGGACAATCGCTACGCGAAACGGCCGCCAGTGTACATGCCGATTTCGATGGCGAACAACTGGCGAATTTAAGCTTGCCGCGCACAGCAGACATGAGCAAACTTTCCTGTGATTCTCTTTCATCGTTACCATCAGGGGTCCGCACGGGAATCGATAAGGCCACGACGGTGGCTGGAAAAAATAACCAGCCCAGTAACGATCCTTGGGAAATGTCGCAGCCAGCTTTCGATAGCAGCTGGATGAAGGACAAGATTAACGAGTTGAGTCAAATGGAGGAAGCAAGTTTCCGATCCGGAGACCATATGGCCTCAAGGTTGCTCGAGGATGAAATGGCATGGGAACAGGAAAATGCAGACATTCCTCAAATGAACGCCAAACAACGACAGGTCAGCCCGGTGAAGGGTGCGCGCAAACCACAGCTAAAAGATCACGTCGATTTTTCCTGCTTTTCCGGATACCTTGCCCAAGAAGATGAAATATCGCGACGTTACAGCGAAAGCACAATGAACAACGACGGTAGCATTTGTTCGGTGGGACACTACTTCAACAAAATGTCTGACGATCTAAAAAATATGGTTAGCGATTACAGTCCGCCTCAGCGTAGGCCTCTCGCATTGATTGATGTAACTAATGATATAG AGAATTTCAACAGTCCTTCAAAGGCTTGTGGCGATTCGTCCAAAGCAGATCAGTACGGAAAAGGCAACAAAGAAAATTCCTTGAGCGTGTCGTGCATCGCTAAAGCTATAA CTTCCATGGATTTAGAAGACTCGCCACACAATTTTATCCACAAGCTGAAACATGTGCAGCGCACAAAATCCGAGCAACTGTCAGCTGCTGACTTGGAGGAAAGAAAAGCAGCGACTTTGCCAAAATCATTCAGCGATTTAGCTACGGGTTCCGATGCCATGTATGGAACAAACGAAAAGCAGCCACGAGTGTCCCTGCATAACGGTGATTCCAAACAACAAATCCGAGTGCCGCAAAACTATCAACAATCCGACACGCTCAGTTTTTCGGAGTCTATGTTCGACTCATCCTCTACTATGCCGGTGTTACCACATTCCAAAACATCCAGTCCCAAAGCATCGGAAATTTCTGTAAATCAATCGGAATGGCAAAGCAGAGAACCTAGCGATATGGTGACTCCTGCACAGGAGAAGAACAACAGGCAGGCACTGGTGGACACGTTCCGCGTATCAACAGCAACCAAACTTTCGGAACAGTACATGGATTTGCCATCGTTGCCAAGAATTAAAGACACACCTACGTGCCAGAAAAACATCTTTGGCGATCGTCCGATCGCGAAACCGAATCGCAAGCGTCGATCGAGCTCTACAACTCGCCAGGAGCTGGATGGAGCTAAGCGGGAAGAATTGGCCGTGCCATCAAACTTGACGCAGGTTCGCTCCAGATCCCCATCAAACCGAGCCGAACTGAAAGCAGTTAGCGCCAGCTCGAATGATCATCAACTCGGCTCTAAAGCAACTGAGCAAAGAAATGGTTCATACCAGCCCACTCCGAAAATTTCTCATCAACGGAAACCGGCACCGCCAGAAACGAATGTATCCCGAGGCTTTGCTCGTAAAACGCATCTCTCTCCTGAACCGCACACTGTAAATCGTTCGCCATATTCGTCACCAAAAGCAGGGCCGGAAAGGTCACCCGTACCGTCGGAGCAGTATGAGGAAATAGCGGACAAATATAGTTTAAGGGTACCCGGTGCTCCGTCCCGTTCGGCTTCGCAGTGCTCCGGAAGTACTGAGTGGATCAACAGGGGCGAGGGCACCCTTCCGTTGAAGGCAACCCATAGCGAACTATCTTGGGGAAGCACAAGATTGCGCAAGAGCGAGAAAAAGACAATgcaaattaaaaacacatccaaTCGAAAGTTGCTGGTGAAGGCGGTCATTGTCGGGCCGGGATTTCAACTATGTGGCACGGAGCAGAGCGGTCTGTTGACGCTGCAAAGTCAGGAATGTCGTACAATTACGGTCGATTTTTGTCCCACAGTGATTGGTCCGGCCATTGGGGCTCTTTCGTTCCATCCTCCGAACGATGTATTCATCCAGCGAGTGGTGAGCTTGTATGGATATGGTGGAGAAGCGTCGATTAAAATCGAAGGCATACAGAAGGGTCCGAGTGGACCGTTCTTGGAACTTGGCAGTGCGCGCAATCTTGGGCGTCCGTTGGAAAAGAGCTTTTCGCTGTACAACAAGGGCTCTTTGCCAGCGTTCGCGCGCATCGGCATAGACAAGAAAGGGCTCGACCAGGCGCTGCTGGCCACGGCCGTGTACGTTCAACCACAGCGAACGATCATTCCGCCGAACAGTTATGCTCACATCAAGGTCGTATTCAAACCACGGCGGCAAGAGATTGCCAAAATTTTACAGAAACAGGTCGATGTGCTGTCAATTACAAATCTGCACATCCTGTGGGGCGATGAGCCAACACGGCACCGGATATGTAAGAACATTACTCTCGCGAAACAGAATAATCTGATCGACCCAAAGATGGCCGCTCTGGAATCAATCTGCACTAAGTTCTCCGACGCAGAGGAACTGGACGGGTTGGATATGTTTTGCGAACAGGTGTTCGATACCATTCACGAACTATTCCTTACCTTCCGCGAGTATGAGCTGGTGCTCACGGTGGACCGTTCACTCGATGATACGATGCTCGATCTCTCGATGGCGGACGGCAATACGACACTGTTCAAGACGATGTATGCCAGCTCGGAGGTAGGATCTTCGCCTAGGTTCGCGGAGGATATGATTTCACCCGCCTTGCCTGGTCCTGGAGGCAACGGCGTCCAGCATTACGGTCAGAGCACTGGTTCAGCCCTAGCCGCCAGTGCAAGCGGTTTGGTGGGCATGCACCGGCGTGACAGCGGCGAATCGTGGTCCGTGCGACCGACGATGCTTGAATTTCAACCGTCCACCGAGAGGACTAAGCAGTTTGTGATAAAGAGCAACTTTTACACGGTGCAGTACTTTGAGCTAAACTCCAACTATAGGCAACTATTTCGACTATCTCCCTACGAGGGCCACATTCGCCCCGGTCAGGAAGTTGTTGTTAACGTTTCTCTGCAGCACCTCCAACCGATCGGGGTGGGCGGTACACAGCCCTCGATCTTTATAGTGGTTTACATTGAAAACGAAAAGATCAGCATTCCCGTTCAAATACACTATGGGAATTGA